Proteins from a genomic interval of Rhizobium etli CFN 42:
- the flgD gene encoding flagellar hook assembly protein FlgD produces MAVDATSSVTSSTSTSSSSSAQSKATLNYDNFLQLLIAQMKNQDPTDPMDASEQVAQLATFSQVEQTIQTNTKLDTLLASSSLTQASSYVGKYMESADGTVKGVIDSVKVYSDGIIATTTDGDKILVQAGITVADEAPSSSS; encoded by the coding sequence ATGGCGGTAGACGCAACGTCAAGCGTGACGAGCTCGACCTCGACGAGCTCGTCGAGCTCGGCCCAGAGCAAGGCGACGCTTAACTACGATAATTTCCTTCAGCTGCTCATCGCGCAGATGAAGAACCAGGATCCGACCGATCCGATGGATGCAAGCGAGCAGGTCGCTCAGCTGGCCACTTTCTCGCAGGTCGAGCAGACGATTCAGACCAACACCAAGCTGGATACGCTTCTGGCAAGTTCGAGCCTGACCCAGGCGAGCAGCTATGTCGGCAAATATATGGAAAGCGCCGACGGCACCGTCAAAGGCGTCATCGATTCCGTCAAGGTTTATTCCGACGGCATCATTGCGACGACCACGGATGGCGATAAGATACTCGTGCAGGCGGGAATCACTGTTGCCGACGAGGCGCCGAGCAGCAGCTCCTGA
- the flgK gene encoding flagellar hook-associated protein FlgK produces the protein MSLTSALNTAQNIFNNTGTQSSVVSNNISNAGNKDYVRRQAMLTTSLNGAQVVKIDRAQEDALLRQYLKSSSQDSAQQTLLSGLEDLKSIMGGNDYETSPSTYLGVFQQKLQAFRTSPGSTVAAQGAITAAQDVANSLNNASQSVQDVRANADKEIATAVDTLNTLLSEFEKANNAVKTATATGADTSGALDEREKVLKQISQIVGVSATTRDNNDMVLSTPDGTILFETIPRKVTFKSQDIYTATTVGNSVYIDGVALPLGKGSTTTGQGSLQSLLQIRDEIAPNFQKQLDETARGLVSLFKEQNTAGPPAYVPGLFTWSGGTVDTGATAVAGMASTITVSTRVITSQGGDPMRLRDGGVNAAGVVLNTSGVSGYTAELDRLYTAMTSDMDFDPAAGAPVGFDATTGIDSNVSIMEYATNSLGWLEQYRSNATTAAENTAAALSRSDEAYSNETGVNLDEELTLLLDIEQSYKAATKILNAVDEMLKSLLDIAS, from the coding sequence ATGTCGCTCACGTCCGCACTTAACACCGCGCAGAACATATTCAACAATACCGGCACGCAGAGCAGTGTCGTATCGAACAATATCTCGAATGCGGGCAACAAGGACTACGTGCGCCGCCAGGCGATGCTCACCACGTCACTGAACGGCGCGCAGGTGGTCAAGATAGACCGGGCCCAGGAAGATGCCCTGCTGCGCCAGTATCTGAAGTCATCCTCTCAGGACAGCGCTCAGCAGACCCTGCTGAGCGGTCTGGAGGATCTCAAGTCGATTATGGGCGGCAACGACTATGAAACGTCGCCCTCCACCTATCTCGGCGTTTTCCAGCAGAAGCTGCAGGCCTTCAGAACCTCTCCGGGCAGCACGGTCGCCGCCCAGGGTGCCATCACAGCCGCCCAGGACGTCGCCAACTCCTTGAACAATGCCTCGCAATCCGTTCAGGATGTCCGCGCCAACGCCGACAAGGAAATAGCCACCGCGGTCGATACGCTGAACACGCTTCTCAGCGAGTTCGAGAAGGCCAATAACGCGGTCAAGACCGCGACGGCCACAGGTGCGGATACATCCGGCGCTCTCGATGAACGGGAGAAAGTCCTGAAGCAGATTTCGCAGATCGTCGGCGTCAGCGCGACGACGCGCGACAACAACGACATGGTGCTGAGCACGCCGGACGGAACGATCCTCTTCGAGACGATCCCGCGCAAGGTGACGTTCAAGTCCCAGGATATCTATACAGCCACCACCGTCGGCAATTCCGTCTATATCGACGGTGTTGCGCTGCCGCTCGGTAAGGGTTCGACGACGACGGGGCAGGGGAGCCTCCAGTCACTCCTGCAGATCCGTGATGAGATCGCCCCCAATTTTCAGAAGCAGCTCGACGAAACCGCCCGTGGCCTCGTTTCGCTCTTCAAGGAGCAGAACACGGCAGGGCCCCCGGCCTATGTGCCCGGCCTCTTCACCTGGAGCGGCGGCACGGTCGACACCGGCGCCACCGCGGTCGCCGGCATGGCGTCGACCATCACAGTCAGCACCCGCGTGATCACCTCGCAGGGCGGTGACCCGATGCGCCTGCGCGATGGCGGCGTCAACGCCGCCGGCGTCGTCTTGAACACGTCGGGCGTCAGCGGCTATACGGCTGAACTCGACCGTCTCTATACGGCGATGACATCCGACATGGATTTCGACCCGGCAGCTGGAGCGCCGGTCGGCTTCGACGCCACGACGGGCATCGATTCCAACGTCAGCATCATGGAGTATGCCACCAATTCCCTCGGCTGGCTCGAGCAGTACCGCAGCAACGCAACGACGGCGGCCGAAAACACCGCGGCGGCACTGTCACGCTCCGACGAAGCCTATTCCAATGAGACCGGCGTCAACCTCGACGAGGAGCTGACGCTGCTCCTCGATATCGAGCAGTCCTACAAGGCGGCGACCAAGATCCTGAACGCCGTAGACGAAATGTTGAAGTCATTGCTGGATATTGCGAGTTAA
- the fliQ gene encoding flagellar biosynthesis protein FliQ, with translation MNEADALDLFQAAIWTVLIASGPAVLAAMVVGLVIALIQALTQVQEATLTFVPKIVAVLVVVGITAPFVGSQISIFTNLVFSRIQSGF, from the coding sequence ATGAATGAAGCTGATGCATTGGATCTGTTCCAGGCGGCAATCTGGACCGTGCTGATTGCCTCCGGTCCGGCGGTCCTCGCCGCGATGGTGGTGGGTCTCGTCATTGCCTTGATCCAGGCGTTGACCCAGGTGCAGGAAGCGACACTCACCTTCGTGCCGAAGATTGTCGCAGTGCTCGTCGTGGTCGGAATCACCGCCCCCTTCGTCGGCTCGCAGATCTCCATTTTCACCAATCTGGTCTTTTCGCGCATCCAGTCCGGCTTCTAG
- the flhA gene encoding flagellar biosynthesis protein FlhA: MAQPPALPLPKVAPSLRDIGFALGIIGIICILFLPIPPFLIDMGLAFSIAFSVLILMVALWIQKPLDFSSFPTILLIATMTRLALNIATTRVILSHGNEGHDAAGGVIAGFASLVMSGDFVIGLIVFLILITINFIVITKGATRIAEVGARFTLDAIPGKQMSIDADLSAGIIDEKEAQRRRRELEEESSFFGAMDGASKFVRGDAVAGLIITAINVFGGIIIGYFRHGMPIGEAADVFVKLSVGDGLVSQMPALIVSLAAGLLVSRGGTTGSTDQAVVNQLSGYPRALSVSAVLMFVLGLMPGLPTIPFTVLGGLLAFGAWFIPRQVEAENKLRREQEEKKVVQSKELEKDSVKSVLRTSEIELALGKMVSTRLLGAHQELAFRVGKMRKKFATQYGFVVPEIKVTDDIAIAEKSYQIRIHGTTVASNLLRVGEVLVVTGAGRKPSIPGDEIREPAFGMPAVSILENFADDLKREGFQPIDNVSVVLTHMSEVIRNNLPQLLSYKDVKVLIDRLDPEYKKLADEICSSHMSYSGLQAVLKLLLAERVSIRNLHLILEAVAELAPHVRKTEQIVEHVRIRMAQQLCGDLADNGVLRVLRLGSKWDLAFHQALKRDAKGEVIEFDIDPRSLEEFSEQASKVIREFMDRGLPFALVTSPETRSYVRMIIERLFATLPVLSHVELAKGIEIKILGSIS; the protein is encoded by the coding sequence ATGGCGCAACCACCTGCACTCCCCCTTCCGAAAGTCGCCCCGAGCCTGCGCGATATCGGTTTTGCCCTCGGCATCATCGGCATCATCTGCATTCTCTTCCTGCCGATCCCGCCGTTCCTGATCGATATGGGGCTGGCCTTCTCGATCGCCTTCTCGGTGCTGATCCTGATGGTCGCGCTGTGGATCCAGAAGCCGCTCGACTTCTCGTCCTTTCCGACCATTCTGCTGATCGCCACGATGACACGGCTGGCGCTCAACATCGCGACGACCCGCGTCATCCTGTCCCACGGCAACGAGGGCCACGATGCGGCCGGCGGCGTTATTGCCGGTTTCGCCAGTCTGGTCATGTCCGGCGACTTCGTGATCGGTCTGATCGTCTTCCTGATCCTCATCACCATCAACTTCATCGTCATCACCAAGGGTGCCACGCGTATCGCCGAAGTCGGCGCCCGTTTCACCCTCGATGCCATTCCCGGCAAGCAGATGTCGATCGATGCCGATCTTTCGGCCGGCATCATCGATGAGAAGGAAGCCCAGCGCCGGCGCAGGGAGCTCGAGGAGGAAAGCTCCTTCTTCGGGGCGATGGACGGTGCCTCGAAATTCGTGCGCGGCGACGCCGTCGCCGGTCTCATCATCACCGCGATCAACGTCTTCGGCGGCATCATCATCGGCTATTTCCGTCATGGCATGCCGATCGGTGAAGCGGCTGACGTCTTCGTCAAGCTCTCCGTCGGCGATGGTCTCGTCTCGCAGATGCCGGCCCTCATCGTCTCGCTCGCCGCCGGCCTTCTCGTGTCGCGCGGCGGCACCACCGGCTCAACCGACCAGGCGGTCGTCAATCAGCTGAGCGGCTATCCCCGCGCGCTCTCCGTCTCGGCCGTGCTGATGTTCGTTCTCGGCCTGATGCCGGGCCTGCCGACCATTCCCTTCACCGTCCTCGGCGGTCTTCTGGCCTTCGGCGCCTGGTTCATTCCGCGGCAGGTCGAGGCCGAAAACAAGCTTCGCCGCGAACAGGAGGAAAAGAAGGTCGTCCAGAGCAAGGAACTGGAGAAGGATTCGGTCAAGTCGGTGCTCCGCACCTCCGAAATCGAGCTCGCGCTCGGCAAGATGGTGTCGACCCGCCTGCTCGGCGCCCATCAGGAGCTGGCGTTCCGCGTCGGCAAGATGCGCAAGAAGTTCGCCACCCAATACGGTTTCGTCGTGCCGGAAATCAAGGTCACGGACGACATCGCCATCGCCGAGAAGTCCTATCAGATCCGCATCCACGGCACGACGGTCGCATCCAATCTGCTGCGCGTCGGCGAAGTCCTCGTCGTCACCGGCGCCGGTCGCAAGCCCAGCATTCCCGGCGACGAAATCCGCGAACCCGCTTTCGGCATGCCGGCCGTCTCGATCCTCGAAAACTTCGCCGACGACTTGAAGCGCGAAGGCTTCCAGCCGATCGACAACGTCTCCGTCGTGCTCACGCACATGAGCGAGGTCATCCGCAACAACCTGCCGCAGCTTCTGTCCTACAAGGACGTCAAGGTGCTGATCGATCGCCTCGACCCGGAATACAAGAAGCTCGCCGATGAGATCTGCTCGTCGCATATGTCCTATTCCGGTCTGCAGGCGGTGCTCAAGCTCCTGCTTGCCGAGCGGGTGTCGATCCGCAACCTGCATCTCATTCTCGAAGCGGTAGCCGAGCTTGCCCCGCATGTCCGGAAGACCGAGCAGATCGTCGAGCATGTCCGCATCCGCATGGCCCAGCAGCTCTGCGGCGATCTCGCCGACAATGGCGTATTGCGTGTGCTGCGCCTCGGCAGCAAATGGGATCTCGCCTTCCACCAGGCGCTGAAGCGCGATGCCAAGGGCGAAGTGATCGAATTCGATATCGATCCACGCAGCCTGGAGGAATTCAGCGAGCAGGCCAGCAAAGTTATCCGTGAGTTCATGGATCGCGGCCTGCCATTCGCCCTTGTCACGTCGCCGGAAACACGCTCCTATGTGCGTATGATCATCGAACGGCTGTTCGCCACGCTCCCGGTCCTGTCGCATGTCGAATTGGCCAAGGGCATCGAGATAAAGATTTTGGGCTCGATTTCATGA
- a CDS encoding flagellar biosynthetic protein FliR, producing the protein MITDPQGTVLALFLVFCRIGGCVLVLPGFSSARVPEQLRVFIALALSIAVMPLLWDTVYPAVHTGSATYIGLIFSESLIGVMYGMLARIYTLGMQFAATIIAMMVGYTQPGSADVIEDSPETSLTAFITFAGIMILFIMDFHHIVFRALIDSYTTMPFGGLTQMRATLISFTDTLEQTTYIMLRLSSPFLIYGMIFNVSIGFINKLAPQIPVYFISTPYLLMGGLFLFYVSVAALVSQFGQAFSSIYIGR; encoded by the coding sequence ATGATAACAGACCCGCAAGGGACGGTTCTCGCGCTGTTTCTGGTTTTCTGCCGGATCGGCGGCTGTGTGCTGGTTCTTCCGGGTTTTTCCTCGGCGCGCGTGCCTGAACAGCTGCGCGTCTTCATTGCCCTCGCGCTGTCGATCGCCGTCATGCCGCTGCTCTGGGACACCGTTTATCCGGCCGTCCATACGGGATCCGCGACCTATATCGGCCTGATCTTCAGCGAATCACTGATCGGCGTGATGTACGGCATGCTGGCGAGAATCTATACGCTTGGCATGCAATTCGCCGCGACGATCATCGCCATGATGGTCGGTTATACCCAGCCGGGCTCCGCCGACGTCATCGAAGACTCGCCGGAGACCAGCCTTACCGCCTTCATCACCTTTGCCGGCATCATGATTCTCTTCATCATGGATTTCCATCACATCGTTTTCCGCGCGCTGATCGATTCCTACACGACCATGCCCTTCGGCGGATTGACGCAAATGCGCGCGACGCTGATCTCCTTCACCGACACGCTGGAGCAGACGACCTACATCATGCTGCGTCTGTCGAGCCCGTTTCTGATCTACGGCATGATCTTCAACGTCTCGATCGGCTTCATCAACAAGCTGGCGCCACAGATCCCGGTCTACTTCATTTCCACGCCCTATCTGCTGATGGGCGGCCTTTTCCTGTTTTATGTCTCGGTCGCGGCGCTGGTCAGCCAGTTCGGCCAGGCCTTCAGTTCGATCTATATCGGGCGATGA
- the flbT gene encoding flagellar biosynthesis repressor FlbT, producing MKSTLRISLKAGERIFINGAVLRVDRKVALEFLNDVTFLLENHVLQPEGATTPLRQLYFIAQMILINPEGKDHSTAMFRKSITMLLTCFKNEEILAELKRIDALVSTGRAFDALKAIRGLYAIEDNILNNQELPPTMVEQIRREIAPWR from the coding sequence ATGAAAAGCACACTTCGCATTTCTCTGAAAGCCGGAGAAAGAATCTTCATCAACGGCGCCGTCCTGCGTGTCGACCGCAAGGTCGCGCTGGAATTCCTGAATGATGTGACGTTCCTTCTCGAGAACCACGTCCTCCAGCCGGAAGGCGCAACGACGCCCCTGCGCCAGCTCTATTTCATCGCGCAGATGATCCTCATCAATCCCGAGGGCAAGGACCACTCGACGGCGATGTTCCGCAAGTCGATCACCATGCTGCTCACCTGCTTCAAGAACGAAGAGATCCTCGCGGAACTAAAGCGGATCGACGCGCTTGTGTCGACCGGCCGCGCCTTCGACGCATTGAAGGCCATCCGCGGTCTCTACGCGATCGAAGACAACATCCTCAACAATCAGGAACTGCCGCCGACGATGGTCGAGCAGATTCGCAGGGAGATCGCACCATGGCGGTAG
- a CDS encoding WecB/TagA/CpsF family glycosyltransferase has translation MNLIANFAVLASRRTIFDLPVCDLGWDDALVFINELASIPVGQTVVCFVNAHNMLTALRDDEYYRIMSRNLVLPDGIGLNIASQISHGAPFPANLNGTDFVPAFLTFMEAPRRIGLIGGKRSVVEAAAENFRKHTPWHEFVVISDGFFDKVDSTDVIAEIERQKLDILIVGMGTPLQEKWVHDNIRADHARLVLTVGALFDFVSGAVPRAPKTVRMMRLEWAYRLMQEPARLWRRYIVGIPVFLFHVLRYRFRRRERILSQPEEPRGVVQPPADRKKAS, from the coding sequence ATGAATTTGATTGCAAACTTCGCGGTGCTTGCGTCGCGGCGGACGATCTTCGATCTGCCGGTCTGCGATCTCGGCTGGGACGATGCCCTCGTTTTCATCAACGAGCTCGCCTCCATCCCCGTCGGTCAGACCGTGGTTTGCTTCGTCAACGCCCATAACATGCTGACGGCGCTGCGGGACGATGAATATTACCGGATCATGTCGCGCAATCTGGTGCTGCCGGACGGCATCGGCCTCAACATCGCTTCGCAGATCTCTCATGGCGCGCCATTTCCCGCCAATTTGAACGGCACTGATTTCGTCCCGGCCTTCCTCACCTTCATGGAGGCCCCGCGCCGCATCGGCCTTATCGGCGGCAAGCGCTCGGTCGTCGAGGCGGCGGCGGAGAATTTCCGCAAGCACACGCCGTGGCACGAATTTGTCGTTATTTCTGACGGTTTTTTCGACAAGGTCGACTCCACGGATGTCATCGCGGAGATCGAGCGCCAGAAACTCGATATTCTGATCGTCGGCATGGGGACGCCGCTGCAGGAGAAATGGGTTCACGACAATATCCGTGCCGACCATGCGCGCCTTGTGCTGACGGTGGGCGCTCTCTTCGACTTCGTCTCCGGCGCCGTGCCGCGGGCGCCGAAGACGGTGCGGATGATGCGTCTGGAATGGGCCTATCGCTTGATGCAGGAGCCCGCGCGCCTTTGGCGGCGTTACATCGTCGGCATTCCGGTCTTCCTCTTTCATGTCCTGCGCTACCGCTTCCGGCGGCGCGAAAGAATTCTTAGCCAGCCGGAAGAGCCCCGCGGCGTCGTGCAGCCGCCGGCCGACCGCAAGAAGGCGAGCTGA
- a CDS encoding GumC domain-containing protein, producing the protein MYDSRARSSFLDRAAARPRAHDDPYRQSRSNGPDIALPEADLLRAISRVLEEQRMRAAPEVPLVDRIETILGNRLRAANDVGRVLPPEPARYEEPVTTAGEPAIFVEPLAAIHQEPVEPRPAAPQRRAGKAGFAVTVAASTILGAGLPMLMPAAPALYRAETTLAVITDAASRAAFTQAAAKGLLSARVVASTVATLKLDHDPEFVGTGANALAVVFDLLSATGTAADPASRAEAALKHAVEIVPDAAAGTIRVRVTTGDGAKSTRIAARLAEAAGGDARGGNAETDAVLRKAYDEARAELAAFTAKSGEGNVKVAIDLRRQIDRLDADLKEAEESILAAKAKADQLKAAKLADVLDGSLSSDMTSPALQDWRDKYAVARAALAQLSAELGPRHPRLLQQQAETEGLKANMGKELARLAQVANAAAKAATDARKVLNDRRNTLIAQSRDTGVDLSRLTELREKANAAHSRLEEAASASGAADDGHITVLKPPLASAISATNGLTGRALAGAATGLAVGLALAFLLSLRKSVAAPAMDLPAFAPVASPPPSPVPAPAAVDEIELMRSEISGLRDRLRVHVMETRQPRR; encoded by the coding sequence ATGTACGATAGCAGGGCCAGAAGCAGTTTTCTCGATCGCGCAGCTGCAAGGCCGCGCGCCCATGACGATCCCTATCGGCAGTCCCGATCGAACGGACCGGATATCGCCCTGCCCGAAGCCGACCTGCTGCGCGCCATCAGCCGTGTGCTGGAAGAGCAGCGCATGAGGGCGGCGCCCGAGGTGCCGCTCGTCGACCGCATCGAAACCATTCTCGGCAACCGTCTGCGGGCTGCCAATGATGTCGGCCGTGTTCTTCCGCCGGAACCAGCGCGATATGAGGAACCGGTGACTACCGCCGGGGAGCCGGCGATTTTTGTCGAACCGCTGGCCGCAATTCATCAGGAACCGGTCGAGCCCCGGCCGGCGGCACCGCAACGCCGCGCGGGCAAGGCCGGCTTCGCGGTAACGGTCGCTGCCTCAACAATCCTGGGCGCCGGTCTGCCGATGCTGATGCCGGCTGCGCCCGCCCTCTACCGCGCCGAAACGACGCTTGCAGTGATAACGGATGCCGCAAGTCGCGCCGCTTTCACGCAAGCTGCGGCGAAGGGACTGCTGTCGGCGCGCGTGGTTGCGTCGACGGTCGCCACCCTGAAGCTCGATCACGATCCTGAATTCGTCGGCACGGGCGCCAATGCGCTCGCCGTTGTGTTCGATCTTCTCTCGGCGACCGGCACTGCCGCCGATCCGGCCTCGCGTGCCGAGGCCGCGCTGAAACATGCGGTCGAGATTGTGCCCGATGCCGCCGCCGGCACGATCCGGGTGCGGGTGACGACCGGCGACGGTGCCAAATCCACCCGCATCGCCGCAAGGCTTGCCGAAGCAGCGGGCGGAGACGCACGAGGCGGCAACGCCGAAACCGACGCGGTTTTGCGCAAGGCCTATGACGAGGCTCGGGCGGAGCTTGCTGCCTTCACGGCAAAGAGCGGCGAAGGCAACGTCAAGGTGGCGATTGATCTTCGCCGCCAGATCGACCGGCTCGATGCCGATCTGAAAGAGGCGGAGGAGAGCATCCTTGCCGCCAAGGCGAAGGCCGACCAGCTCAAGGCCGCAAAACTTGCCGATGTGCTCGATGGTTCGCTGTCCTCCGATATGACTTCGCCTGCGCTGCAGGACTGGCGCGACAAATATGCGGTCGCCAGGGCGGCGCTTGCGCAGCTTTCCGCCGAGCTTGGCCCGCGCCATCCGCGCCTGCTGCAGCAGCAGGCCGAAACCGAGGGCCTGAAGGCGAATATGGGCAAGGAACTTGCCCGGCTCGCCCAGGTCGCCAATGCCGCCGCTAAGGCTGCGACCGATGCGCGCAAGGTCCTGAACGACCGCCGCAACACGCTGATCGCCCAAAGCCGGGATACCGGCGTCGATCTGTCACGACTGACCGAACTGCGCGAGAAGGCGAATGCCGCGCATTCGCGGCTGGAAGAGGCGGCGTCCGCATCGGGGGCAGCCGACGACGGTCATATAACCGTGCTGAAGCCGCCGCTGGCGTCGGCGATATCGGCAACGAACGGTCTGACCGGCCGCGCGCTGGCCGGCGCCGCCACAGGCTTGGCAGTCGGTCTTGCCCTGGCTTTCCTGCTGTCCTTGCGCAAATCCGTCGCGGCTCCGGCAATGGATTTGCCGGCGTTCGCGCCCGTCGCTTCTCCGCCGCCATCGCCCGTGCCGGCTCCGGCGGCGGTCGACGAGATCGAGCTGATGCGCTCCGAAATCTCGGGCCTGCGCGATCGGCTTCGTGTTCACGTGATGGAAACGCGGCAACCGCGGCGCTGA
- a CDS encoding flagellar hook-associated family protein, whose protein sequence is MKSSFISSSAIQNAMRLTIRQAQNQMTKATMEATTGVYADIGVSLGGNAARSVDFTRETDRIDSIKSSNSLVTARMESSQLGLSKMKDVGDGLVSKLTALQGSHDPGSITVAIQSATSALSTMMDTANTVVNGEYLFSGINTDVQPLTDKTTATSAAIVTALNTYAAGLVPPKAVSDLTGAEMSTFITTTVEPMFSEASWTNTTTGWSQASSQNMTSRISNSEVIESSTNANSEGMRYMALASVMTTALLGQNLSTDAMTTVSKQAISYTAKATSGLVTQASQLGLSQERVKKSNDALDAQSNIIKNKLVDLQGVDPYEASTLVKTLETQLETAYTIVSKIQQLSLVNYL, encoded by the coding sequence ATGAAGAGCTCATTTATTTCAAGTTCGGCCATTCAGAATGCGATGCGGTTGACGATCCGTCAGGCGCAGAACCAGATGACGAAGGCGACGATGGAAGCGACGACCGGAGTCTACGCGGATATCGGTGTTTCGCTGGGAGGCAATGCCGCCAGAAGCGTGGATTTCACCCGCGAGACCGACCGAATAGACTCGATCAAATCAAGCAATTCGCTCGTCACCGCGCGCATGGAATCCTCGCAGCTCGGCCTTTCCAAGATGAAGGATGTCGGCGACGGCCTCGTGTCGAAGCTGACCGCGCTCCAGGGAAGCCATGATCCCGGCAGCATCACCGTCGCCATTCAGTCGGCGACCAGCGCACTGTCGACCATGATGGATACGGCCAACACCGTGGTGAACGGGGAATACCTGTTCTCCGGCATCAATACCGACGTGCAGCCGCTGACCGACAAGACGACCGCCACGAGTGCGGCGATCGTTACCGCCCTGAACACCTATGCGGCCGGTCTTGTCCCGCCGAAAGCGGTCAGCGATCTCACGGGCGCCGAGATGAGCACTTTCATCACGACGACGGTTGAGCCGATGTTCAGCGAAGCGAGCTGGACCAACACGACGACCGGCTGGTCGCAGGCATCAAGCCAGAACATGACGAGCCGCATCAGCAACTCGGAAGTGATCGAGTCCTCGACCAATGCCAATTCCGAAGGCATGCGCTATATGGCGCTCGCCTCGGTTATGACCACCGCGCTGCTCGGCCAGAACCTCAGCACCGATGCAATGACGACGGTGTCCAAGCAGGCCATCAGCTACACGGCGAAGGCCACGAGCGGTCTCGTGACACAGGCAAGCCAGCTCGGCCTCTCGCAGGAGCGCGTCAAGAAGTCCAACGACGCTCTCGACGCCCAGTCGAACATCATCAAGAACAAGCTGGTCGATCTTCAGGGCGTCGACCCGTACGAAGCCTCGACCCTCGTCAAGACTTTGGAAACGCAGCTTGAAACCGCTTACACGATCGTCTCGAAGATCCAGCAGCTGAGTCTCGTGAACTACCTTTGA
- a CDS encoding rod-binding protein produces the protein MAISPPSDLVLDVVKAADPMEVQAAQEKLKANRAAFAATSLAENGKGFSNTVDVLDHIGQKSGLSHIQNRTKTEEVPESYRKFEAMVLQNFVKSMLPSESEDVYGKGATGDIWKGMMAEQLGNTMAKGDGIGIAKQMYSEQLRRQEGKIVNASTDDRDRNTALSMIDDFQRKTFGTPTADAKTDRTG, from the coding sequence GTGGCTATTTCGCCCCCCAGTGATCTGGTCCTGGACGTGGTCAAAGCTGCCGACCCCATGGAGGTTCAGGCAGCCCAGGAAAAATTGAAGGCAAATCGTGCGGCCTTTGCCGCGACGAGCCTCGCCGAGAACGGCAAGGGCTTCTCCAATACGGTCGACGTTCTCGATCATATCGGCCAGAAGAGCGGCCTCTCCCATATTCAGAACCGCACCAAGACCGAGGAGGTTCCGGAAAGCTACCGGAAGTTCGAGGCCATGGTGCTGCAGAACTTCGTCAAGTCGATGCTGCCGAGCGAGAGCGAAGACGTTTACGGCAAGGGCGCGACCGGCGATATCTGGAAGGGCATGATGGCCGAGCAGCTCGGCAACACCATGGCCAAGGGCGACGGCATCGGCATCGCCAAGCAGATGTACAGCGAGCAGCTGCGCCGTCAGGAAGGCAAGATCGTCAACGCTTCGACCGATGATCGTGACCGCAACACCGCGCTCAGCATGATCGACGACTTCCAGCGCAAGACCTTTGGCACGCCGACGGCGGACGCCAAGACCGATAGAACAGGATGA
- the flaF gene encoding flagellar biosynthesis regulator FlaF, with translation MYQFSYAEVMQDSVADAKEREWQVLDRSIELLSLARDKEKYGREAIEALFYTRRVWISFIEDLKHPDNQLDVQLRANLISIAIWILKECDRIRKRLSNNYQGIIDVTTIIRDGLK, from the coding sequence ATGTATCAGTTCTCATATGCCGAGGTCATGCAGGACTCGGTGGCCGACGCGAAAGAGCGGGAATGGCAGGTTCTCGACCGGTCCATAGAACTGCTGTCGTTGGCGCGCGACAAGGAAAAATACGGTCGGGAAGCCATTGAAGCTCTGTTTTATACGCGCCGGGTATGGATCAGCTTTATCGAGGATCTGAAACATCCAGATAACCAGCTGGATGTCCAGCTCAGGGCCAACCTCATCTCGATTGCGATCTGGATATTGAAGGAATGCGACAGGATCAGAAAACGTCTGTCTAATAACTACCAGGGCATCATCGACGTTACCACCATCATCAGGGATGGACTTAAATGA